A stretch of the Lolium perenne isolate Kyuss_39 chromosome 3, Kyuss_2.0, whole genome shotgun sequence genome encodes the following:
- the LOC127343328 gene encoding putative ubiquitin-conjugating enzyme E2 38, which yields MAEGSSRSFSFGGGSLALHDPEPEVVEVSPEVASGWTSVRQKRKRAQVVPCEIIELDDDPDVVTILEAKILDHKNKQAVGHPMNWQENAKSGFPEDIAFPSAIPAKVGFPWDGLGTYHGGAKLPIYGLPADIPGPSYFPSYSWKSLGTYHTGTVPPAYLNGVLGAVEEEDYAYDEDELSNYLYNSPPMEYGGSFDLNADHYMGFPPIEGSYLPREHVAPSDLTQQQKQVKIVESEVDEHYKAFKQFDTVGDHSDHFYLKFRAVKKPLKEWVKRIQHEWKVIGKDLPDTIFVRAYEDRMDLLRAVIVGPAGTPYHDGLFFFDIYFPSQYPSKPPLVNYRSGGLRLNPNLYACGKVCLSLLNTWPGSACEMWNPSTSTMLQILVSIQALVLNAKPYFNEPGHAAYANTPGGEKQSLLYNEETFLLSCRTMLYSLRNPPKHFEHFIGGHFRKYGRDILVGCKAYMGGAQVGCLAGDGVQDVDEGDKSCSQNFKCSLETLFKGLVDEFTNLVVDCHEFQAQTATSVVAAADTTLRL from the exons ATGGCGGAGGGCTCATCCAG GAGTTTCTCCTTCGGGGGAGGAAGCCTGGCGTTGCACGACCCCGAGCCCGAGGTAGTCGAGGTGTCGCCGGAGGTGGCCTCTGGATGGACCTCCGTCCGCCAGAAGCGgaagcgggcccag GTTGTTCCTTGTGAGATaattgaacttgatgatgatcCTGATGTAGTTACAATCCTTGAAGCAAAGATATTAGATCACAAGAATAAACAAGCTGTTGGTCATCCTATGAATTGGCAAGAGAATGCAAAG AGTGGTTTTCCCGAGGACATTGCGTTCCCAAGTGCTATTCCTGCCAAAGTAGGTTTTCCGTGGGATGGCCTGGGAACTTACCATGGAGGTGCCAAACTTCCAATTTACGGCTTGCCTGCCGATATTCCTGGCCCAAGTTATTTTCCTTCCTACTCATGGAAAAGCCTAGGAACTTACCATACAGGTACAGTACCTCCAGCGTATCTTAATGGCGTTTTGGGGGCAGTTGAAGAGGAAGATTATGCTTATGATGAAGATGAGTTAAGTAATTACCTGTACAACAGTCCACCGATGGAATATGGTGGCAGCTTTGACTTGAACGCGGATCATTACATGGGCTTTCCACCTATTGAGGGGTCATATTTACCGAGGGAACATGTTGCCCCTTCTGATTTGACGCAGCAGCAGAAACAAGTTAAGATTGTGGAGAGCGAAGTTGATGAACATTATAAGGCATTTAAGCAGTTTGATACTGTTGGTGACCACAGTGATCACTTTTACTTGAAGTTCAGGGCAGTTAAGAAG CCATTGAAAGAATGGGTGAAGAGAATTCAGCATGAATGGAAAGTCATAGGGAAAGATTTACCAG ATACAATATTTGTAAGAGCTTATGAAGACAGAATGGATCTGCTTAGAGCTGTCATAGTTGGGCCTGCAGGCACTCCTTACCATGACGGCTTGTTCTTTTTTGATATCTATTTCCCTTCCCAGTATCCATCTAAGCCTCCA CTAGTGAATTACCGCTCTGGAGGTCTGCGGCTTAATCCAAATCTCTATGCCTGTGGGAAAGTGTGCCTTAGCCTATTGAACACCTGGCCCGGTAGTGCGTGTGAGATGTGGAACCCATCGACATCAACTATGCTGCAGATCCTGGTCTCCATTCAGGCCTTAGTGTTGAATGCTAAACCTTATTTCAACGAACCTGGTCATGCGGCGTATGCTAACACACCCGGCGGGGAGAAGCAATCCCTTTTGTATAATGAAGAGACGTTTCTGCTATCCTGCAGAACTATGTTGTATTCGCTTCGCAACCCACCAAAG CATTTTGAGCACTTCATTGGTGGCCATTTCCGAAAGTATGGGCGCGACATCCTCGTAGGATGCAAAGCTTACATGGGCGGTGCCCAGGTCGGATGCCTCGCTGGAGATGGAGTGCAAGACGTCGATGAGGGTGACAAGAGCTGCTCGCAAAACTTCAAGTGCTCACTGGAGACGTTATTTAAGGGCCTCGTGGATGAATTCACCAATTTAGTTGTGGATTGTCATGAGTTCCAAGCCCAGACTGCGACCTCTGTAGTAGCTGCAGCTGACACCACACTGAGGCTATAA